One genomic region from Amycolatopsis sp. FBCC-B4732 encodes:
- a CDS encoding cation diffusion facilitator family transporter, which yields MSEESASPGGESTLTVLLAGGVNLAIAIMKLIAGIITGSGAMLSEAAHSVADTFTEVLLLTALKRSDRPADRVHPFGYGKERYFWSLLAAVSIFASGSMFALYEGVSTLFGHGEPQSTSILSYIVLAVAFLLEGTSWVQAVRQTVRESKAENRSFWAYLRLIDDPTPKTVLFEDSAALIGLLVAFAGIGLHQLTGSEVWDGVASIVIGVLLAFVAYLLGRTNRGLLIGRQANPEIVRGVRDHLSAAPEIEAVVDLQTMLMGTDQVLVCTRVDFDDSLSAGDLERACVRLASELTESFNDVTEVFIEPVPRSDPDLRATVLARYGDIAERWNAPNQ from the coding sequence GTGAGTGAGGAATCCGCGAGCCCTGGTGGCGAAAGCACCCTGACCGTCCTGCTCGCCGGCGGGGTGAACCTGGCGATCGCCATCATGAAGCTGATCGCCGGCATCATCACCGGTTCGGGCGCGATGCTCTCCGAAGCGGCCCACTCGGTGGCCGACACCTTCACCGAAGTCCTGCTGCTGACCGCGTTGAAACGTTCCGACCGCCCGGCCGACCGCGTGCACCCCTTCGGCTACGGCAAGGAGCGCTACTTCTGGTCGCTGCTCGCGGCGGTGTCGATCTTCGCGTCGGGCTCGATGTTCGCGCTCTACGAGGGCGTCTCGACGCTGTTCGGCCACGGCGAGCCGCAGAGCACGTCGATCCTCAGCTACATCGTGCTGGCGGTGGCGTTCCTGCTCGAAGGCACGTCGTGGGTGCAGGCGGTGCGCCAGACCGTGCGGGAGTCCAAGGCCGAGAACCGGTCGTTCTGGGCGTACCTCCGCCTGATCGACGACCCGACCCCGAAGACCGTCCTGTTCGAGGACTCCGCCGCGCTGATCGGCCTGCTGGTCGCGTTCGCCGGCATCGGGCTGCACCAGCTCACCGGGTCGGAGGTCTGGGACGGCGTCGCGTCGATCGTGATCGGCGTGCTGCTCGCGTTCGTCGCCTACCTGCTCGGGCGGACGAACCGCGGCCTGCTCATCGGCCGCCAGGCCAACCCGGAGATCGTCCGCGGCGTCCGCGACCACCTCTCGGCCGCGCCGGAGATCGAGGCCGTGGTGGACCTGCAGACTATGCTGATGGGCACCGACCAGGTCCTGGTCTGCACCCGCGTCGACTTCGACGACTCCCTGAGCGCCGGCGACCTCGAACGCGCGTGCGTCCGGCTCGCGAGTGAGCTGACCGAGTCGTTCAACGACGTGACCGAGGTGTTCATCGAGCCGGTGCCGCGGAGTGATCCCGACCTGCGCGCGACGGTGCTGGCGCGCTACGGCGACATCGCGGAGCGGTGGAACGCCCCGAACCAGTAG
- a CDS encoding DUF742 domain-containing protein codes for MSEDRSTTTGRHALRTYIDDMDVRFPGAGAQDPVPAQRTLVRPYVLTRGRTQSRRHLAIEALVSTRAGAHWNGARLTGEFRSVRTLCSRPRSVAEVAATLSVPLGVVRVLLDDMAEQGLVTIHDNRVNAEGRPAVALMERVLHGLRSL; via the coding sequence ATGAGCGAGGACCGGAGCACCACGACCGGGCGACACGCTCTCCGCACCTACATCGACGACATGGACGTCCGGTTCCCCGGCGCCGGCGCTCAAGATCCCGTGCCCGCCCAGCGGACCCTCGTGCGCCCGTACGTCCTGACCCGCGGCCGCACGCAGTCGCGCCGGCACCTGGCGATCGAAGCGCTCGTCTCGACGCGGGCCGGCGCCCACTGGAACGGCGCCCGGCTGACCGGCGAGTTCCGCTCGGTCCGCACCCTCTGCTCCCGCCCGCGCTCGGTCGCCGAGGTCGCGGCCACGCTGAGCGTGCCGCTCGGCGTCGTCCGCGTGCTGCTGGACGACATGGCCGAGCAGGGCCTGGTCACCATCCACGACAACCGGGTCAACGCCGAAGGCCGCCCGGCGGTCGCGCTGATGGAGCGCGTTCTGCACGGCTTGCGCAGCCTCTGA
- a CDS encoding (Fe-S)-binding protein — translation MGALQLTLGGISVLLGVVAWGMFAATIARFVRIIRLGQPDSTRNGPFAGRMKTLIKEFAAHTRMNRKRSVGPAHWLVMWGFLLGSLALFEAYGEVFVPTWGWPILDDFPPFQLLMELLGVGTIVGILVLMAIRQRNHPRRADRQSRFQGSNFKWAYFIEAVVLIEGIGIIGVRAAKAALGAHETPTWAAFVSNPIGELLPASPNLVTVFAFVKLMSATVWLIVVARTMTMGIAWHRFSAFFNIYFKREADGGVALGALKPMMSGGKVLDLEEADPDEDTFGVGKIEDFSWKGWLDFSTCTECGRCQEQCPAWNTGKPLSPKLLITQLRDHAYAKAPYLMAGGKRDMAGDEVGLSGDNMYAGIDVLAIAESQKALIGDDGGVIDPDVLWSCTSCGACVEQCPVDIEHVDHIVDMRRYQVMIESSFPSELNGMFKNLENKGNPWGQNAKDRLAWTEDLDFEVPVFDGDMGDAEYLFWVGCAGAFEDRAKKTTRAVAELLHMADVKYKVLGSEESCTGDPARRAGNEFLFQMLAQQNVEVLNSVFEGRERKARKVVVTCAHCFNTLANEYPELGGQFDVVHHTQLLNRLVREKQLVPVAPVAEDVTYHDPCYLGRHNKVYEAPRELVGATGARLREMPRHGDKSMCCGAGGARMWMEEKIGKRINVERVDEALGTAPSKIATGCPFCKVMLNDGLTARQSDGSASEKVEIVDVAQMLLESVKRTPAPKPLPTGAPSLAEE, via the coding sequence ATGGGCGCTCTGCAACTGACGCTCGGCGGGATCTCGGTCCTGCTCGGCGTCGTCGCCTGGGGAATGTTCGCCGCGACGATCGCGCGCTTCGTGCGCATCATCCGTCTCGGGCAGCCCGACTCGACGCGCAACGGCCCCTTCGCGGGCCGCATGAAGACGCTGATCAAGGAGTTCGCCGCGCACACGCGGATGAACCGCAAGCGCAGCGTCGGGCCGGCGCACTGGCTCGTGATGTGGGGCTTCCTGCTCGGCTCACTGGCGCTGTTCGAGGCGTACGGCGAGGTCTTCGTGCCCACCTGGGGCTGGCCGATCCTCGACGACTTCCCGCCGTTCCAGCTGCTCATGGAGCTGCTCGGGGTCGGGACGATCGTCGGCATCCTGGTGCTGATGGCGATCCGCCAGCGCAACCACCCGCGCCGCGCCGACCGCCAGTCGCGCTTCCAGGGCTCCAACTTCAAGTGGGCCTACTTCATCGAGGCCGTCGTCCTGATCGAGGGCATCGGCATCATCGGCGTCCGCGCCGCGAAGGCCGCGCTCGGCGCGCACGAGACGCCGACCTGGGCCGCCTTCGTCTCGAACCCGATCGGCGAACTGCTGCCGGCCAGCCCGAACCTGGTCACGGTGTTCGCGTTCGTCAAGCTGATGAGCGCCACGGTCTGGCTGATCGTGGTCGCGCGGACGATGACCATGGGCATCGCCTGGCACCGCTTCAGCGCGTTCTTCAACATCTACTTCAAGCGCGAGGCCGACGGCGGTGTCGCACTCGGCGCGCTCAAGCCGATGATGAGCGGCGGCAAGGTCCTCGACCTCGAGGAAGCCGACCCGGACGAGGACACCTTCGGCGTCGGCAAGATCGAGGACTTCAGCTGGAAGGGCTGGCTGGACTTCTCGACGTGCACCGAGTGCGGCCGCTGCCAGGAGCAGTGCCCCGCGTGGAACACCGGCAAGCCGCTGTCGCCGAAGCTGCTGATCACTCAGCTGCGTGACCACGCCTACGCGAAGGCGCCGTACCTGATGGCCGGCGGCAAGCGCGACATGGCGGGCGACGAGGTCGGGTTGTCCGGTGACAACATGTACGCCGGGATCGACGTCCTCGCGATCGCCGAGTCGCAGAAGGCCCTGATCGGCGACGACGGCGGCGTCATCGACCCCGACGTCCTCTGGTCCTGCACCAGCTGCGGCGCGTGCGTCGAGCAGTGCCCGGTCGACATCGAGCACGTCGACCACATCGTCGACATGCGCCGCTACCAGGTCATGATCGAGTCGTCGTTCCCCAGCGAGCTGAACGGCATGTTCAAGAACCTGGAGAACAAGGGCAACCCGTGGGGCCAGAACGCCAAGGACCGGCTGGCCTGGACCGAGGACCTGGACTTCGAGGTGCCGGTGTTCGACGGCGACATGGGCGACGCGGAGTACCTGTTCTGGGTCGGCTGCGCCGGCGCGTTCGAGGACCGCGCGAAGAAGACGACGCGGGCGGTCGCCGAGCTGCTGCACATGGCCGACGTCAAGTACAAGGTGCTGGGCTCGGAGGAGTCGTGCACCGGCGACCCGGCCCGCCGCGCGGGCAACGAGTTCCTGTTCCAGATGCTGGCGCAGCAGAACGTCGAGGTCCTGAACTCGGTGTTCGAGGGACGTGAGCGCAAGGCGCGCAAGGTCGTCGTGACCTGTGCGCACTGTTTCAACACCCTCGCCAACGAGTACCCGGAGCTGGGCGGCCAGTTCGACGTCGTGCACCACACGCAGCTGCTGAACCGCCTGGTCCGCGAGAAGCAGCTGGTGCCGGTGGCGCCGGTCGCCGAGGACGTCACCTACCACGACCCGTGCTACCTCGGCCGCCACAACAAGGTGTACGAGGCGCCGCGCGAGCTCGTCGGCGCGACCGGCGCGCGGCTGCGCGAGATGCCGCGGCACGGCGACAAGTCGATGTGCTGCGGCGCGGGCGGCGCCCGGATGTGGATGGAAGAGAAGATCGGCAAGCGGATCAACGTCGAGCGCGTCGACGAGGCGCTCGGCACCGCGCCGTCGAAGATCGCGACCGGCTGCCCGTTCTGCAAGGTGATGCTGAACGACGGCCTGACCGCCCGCCAGAGCGACGGCAGCGCGAGCGAAAAGGTCGAGATCGTCGACGTCGCGCAGATGCTGCTGGAGTCGGTCAAGCGCACGCCGGCGCCGAAGCCGTTACCGACTGGAGCGCCTTCGCTCGCAGAAGAGTGA
- a CDS encoding multidrug efflux SMR transporter: protein MGAYLLLALAIAAEVSATVSLKLSEGFSKLGPSIVVVIGYAIAFVALSYVLKLGLPIGVAYAIWAAAGVALVAIVGVVFLKETVNATMVAGLALVIGGVVLIELGSAST from the coding sequence ATGGGTGCGTACCTCCTCCTCGCTTTGGCGATCGCCGCCGAGGTCTCCGCGACGGTCTCGCTGAAGCTCTCCGAGGGCTTCTCGAAGCTCGGGCCGTCGATCGTCGTGGTGATCGGGTACGCCATCGCGTTCGTCGCCCTGTCGTACGTCCTCAAGCTGGGGCTGCCGATCGGCGTCGCCTACGCGATCTGGGCCGCGGCGGGCGTCGCGCTGGTCGCGATCGTCGGCGTCGTGTTCCTCAAGGAGACCGTCAACGCGACCATGGTCGCCGGGCTGGCGCTGGTCATCGGCGGTGTGGTGCTGATCGAACTCGGGAGTGCATCGACGTGA